The Boseongicola sp. DNA segment AACTGATGTGGGTCTGCCGTTATGATTGAGCTAGATCAATCCGACAGGGCTATATTGGCTGAATTGCAGGCTGACGTGACCCTGTCCGCCGGCGAAGTTGGTCGACGCATAAGTTTGAGCCAGCCTGCCGCCTGGCGACGGATCAACCGCCTAACAGAAGCGGGCATATTGGCCGGGCAATACATTTCTCTGGATTTAGAAAAGGTTGGCTTTAATGTGACTGTGTTTCTTGGGGTGAAACTGGCCATCAAGGGTCGCACGAGTATAGAAGATTTCGAGCGGTCAATATCCGCAATTCCGGAAGTCCAGTCTGCGCATCACGTGTTGGGTCTTTATGACTATCGCTTACGGGTTGTCGCGCGTGATCTGGCAGATTTTGAACGTGTGTTGCGACGTAGGATTATGACATTGCCGGGCGTTGGAGAGATTGAGTCGAACGTGTTGTTAAGTGAAGAACGTCGCCCTGGACCTTTGGGAGCTGGATTAGCCACCAAGACCGGCGCGCATGATCCTGCGCCTTAGTGGCGCGATGTCGAATACGGCCTTAAGGCCGAGACTTCGCAGCGCTTGAAGTGGGGGATCGTCCGAGCGGCAAAGTCGATTGTACATATCGATTGTCTTGCTTCGCAGTTGAATGTCAGTCGCGCGGGCCGCATCGTAAGCCTCTAAGAACGCGGCAGAACCCAAGTCATCTGGATTATTTCGAGCAAGTTCGATCAACGTCGCTACATCGTGCAGAGATGTGTTCAGGCCCTGTGCTCCAATTGGCGGCAAGACGTGTGCGGCTTCGGCAATCAGAGCGACACGCTCGCTAGTCAAAGTGTTGGCCGTCTGTGTGACCACTGGGAACGCACGCCTTTGAGAAGATAGCGCCATGTTGCCCAGCAGCTGGCAACTTCTTACGGTCGCAGCCTGCGCGAACTCTTCTGAGCTTAAAGACATCAGCCTTGCGGCCTCGTTCCCGTCATTCATCCATACAATCGCGGAATGGTGCCGCCCGTTGGCGTCAGGTAATGGGACTTGAGTGAATGCACCGCCGCTCAGATACAGCTCTGTCGAGACATTCTCGTGGGGTAGGTCGTGGGAAACAACGAAGGCCAGAGCCTTTTGACCATATCTGGTTGTCGAGTAATCGATGCCACAGGCTTCCCGAAGGGGGCTTGAACGTCCGTCTGCAGCTACGGCAAGGCGCGTCCGGAGCTGAGTATTGTCGGTGAGTGTGACAAAGGCCTCGGACTGTCTGGTTAGGATGGATTTGAACCCAGTGCCTAAACGCACATCCACCTGCTTGCTGTCCAATAGGATGTCGGTCAGAAGCTTTCTTGTAAGCCAATTTGGCAGGTTCCAGCCGAAGGCAGCCGCATCTAAGTCGCTGGATTTAAATGCTCTTTCGGTGCGAATTTGAGGAGGGTGGCCGATACAGTCCACAACGCGAAGTGTTTCCAGCGGGGTTGCGTGGTCTGCTAGTTTTGACCATAGACCGATGTCTTCCAGTAATCCGCGCGCGGGTTCTAAGAAGGCTGTGGAGCGCAAATCAGAACTTGTACTGGACGCGTCGTTTGGTGGCGGTGAAGGCTCTGCAAGAACGACTTTCAGACCTTGGTTCGCAAAGGCGGCCGCCGCAATCAGTCCGGCAATTCCGCCGCCTGAAATGAAAATATCAGCTTGCGTTCGCTCCATTCAACCAACACCAGGGGCAGGTGAGGGGTGAGCAAAGGCATCTTGTGCAATCTGAGACAGGAAGCCCGTTAGATCTTGAGTGGAATGATGAATGAATTCGTGGTGCTCTGTGATGGGTGTGACGTGAACTGTCTGCATTCCCATCTGAAACGGAGCGAGCAGATTGCGGGCATCGTCTTCGAACATAGCCGCTGAACTCGCCTGGATCCCGTCACGTTGTAGTATGATTTCGAATGCAGCGCGCTGGGGTTTTGGGCGAAAATCTGCGTGTTCCACACCGTACACGGCATCGAAAACATTTCCTAACTCCCGCGCATCCAGAACGCGCTGCGCATAGGGTGCTGAGCCATTGGTGTAGACTATTCGTCGGCCTGGCAAGTCGGTGATCCGAGTAGCAAGGTCGGCATCTTTTTCAAGATGATCCATAGATATCTCATGCACATCAATGAGATAGGGTTCCGGATCAGCGTCGTGCTCGGCCATGAGACCTGCCAATGTTGTGCCGTATGATTCCCAATAGTGTTTGCGCAGCCGGTCGGCTACGGTGCGGTCAACGCCAGCAACTCGCGCCACCCAATCGGTCATGCGCACTTCGATCTGATCGAATAAACGCGCTTCCGGCGGATAAAGGGTATTGTCCAGATCGAACACCCAGGAAGTTACGTGAGAGAAATTATCAAATGGCATGACAGCGGCTTAGCTGGATGAACTGGGCGATTCAACGGGGTTGCGCTTGATTCTGCCCCCGCGACCACCATAACCTCGTTGGAATATCTTACGAGCAGGACGATATCATGGCAGATCCACGAAGCGGCCAGAAGGATGCATACCAGCTGATTTTGCGAGCGATAGACCACGGGAAATTTCGACCCGGAGATCGATTGGTTGAAAGCGAGTTGGCGGAGCAATTTGGTGTTTCAAGAACGCCAATTCGGGAAGCATTACAACGGCTTGAGACTCAATCCTTGTTGTCACGCGATGGGCGTTCGCTGATCGTTGCATCGCTGGATCACAATCAAATGGCCGAACTTTATGTGGTGCGCTCAGAGTTGGAAGGGCTTGCTGCCCGACTTGCGGCGCGCCATGCAACGGAAGAAGAAGTGCGCCTGCTTAACACGCTTGTCTCGGAGGATATGGAGCGTGTTGATGACCCATCCGCATTGAGTAGGACGAACCGCAGGTTTCACCGTCAGGTCCATCTGGCGTCGCACAATCGCTATTTGGTTCAGCAATTGGATTTGGTCTATCGTTCCATGGCGTTGATGACCACGACATCACTGGCGGCAAAGGGACGGAGCGCAGCAGCATTGCAAGAACATCAGGACATTGTTGATGCCATTTCCCAAAACGACGGAGATGCCGCTTACAGGCAACTTAAAGGCCACATTTCAAGAGCTTATGAGGCAAGACTCAAGCAGGACGCTGATGCAAGATCGGCTGATTTGCCGTAAGGCCATGGGTGGTTTTGTCCCAGTAAAACGGTTTAAAAATCAACTCTGCCAAACCCTTCCAGCAAGCGATAGCACTGAGCGGGAAGTAAAGATGCATGAGCGGAACCCACCAAATGAGACCGCGATGTTTTGGTGTTGAGACGGCCAGTGCTGCTACCAATAAGGTTGCCACCTCGGAAATGAAGAACAGAATCGCGAGGGTGACGATGATGCCCCATGGTGCAACATCGGTAATTGGGTGTGGCAGACCCAGTGGAATTAGCCAGAAGGACCATAGCACCGGGGCAAGGACGAACTGAGATAGGGTTCCCAGAAAGAGGGCGTGAAAGCCAAAGAAACGCCAGGGCCCGAGTTCGCGCCACAATCGGACGGGTTGGCGCATATGCACCGCCCAAGTGATGGCGTAGCCTTTGATCCAGCGCGAGCGTTGTCTAACCCAGGTCGGCACGGTTGCTGTTGCCTCTTCCAGTGTGACGGACGGAATGA contains these protein-coding regions:
- a CDS encoding AsnC family transcriptional regulator encodes the protein MIELDQSDRAILAELQADVTLSAGEVGRRISLSQPAAWRRINRLTEAGILAGQYISLDLEKVGFNVTVFLGVKLAIKGRTSIEDFERSISAIPEVQSAHHVLGLYDYRLRVVARDLADFERVLRRRIMTLPGVGEIESNVLLSEERRPGPLGAGLATKTGAHDPAP
- a CDS encoding UbiH/UbiF family hydroxylase, which produces MERTQADIFISGGGIAGLIAAAAFANQGLKVVLAEPSPPPNDASSTSSDLRSTAFLEPARGLLEDIGLWSKLADHATPLETLRVVDCIGHPPQIRTERAFKSSDLDAAAFGWNLPNWLTRKLLTDILLDSKQVDVRLGTGFKSILTRQSEAFVTLTDNTQLRTRLAVAADGRSSPLREACGIDYSTTRYGQKALAFVVSHDLPHENVSTELYLSGGAFTQVPLPDANGRHHSAIVWMNDGNEAARLMSLSSEEFAQAATVRSCQLLGNMALSSQRRAFPVVTQTANTLTSERVALIAEAAHVLPPIGAQGLNTSLHDVATLIELARNNPDDLGSAAFLEAYDAARATDIQLRSKTIDMYNRLCRSDDPPLQALRSLGLKAVFDIAPLRRRIMRAGLGG
- a CDS encoding FCD domain-containing protein, with product MADPRSGQKDAYQLILRAIDHGKFRPGDRLVESELAEQFGVSRTPIREALQRLETQSLLSRDGRSLIVASLDHNQMAELYVVRSELEGLAARLAARHATEEEVRLLNTLVSEDMERVDDPSALSRTNRRFHRQVHLASHNRYLVQQLDLVYRSMALMTTTSLAAKGRSAAALQEHQDIVDAISQNDGDAAYRQLKGHISRAYEARLKQDADARSADLP
- a CDS encoding pyrimidine 5'-nucleotidase, with amino-acid sequence MPFDNFSHVTSWVFDLDNTLYPPEARLFDQIEVRMTDWVARVAGVDRTVADRLRKHYWESYGTTLAGLMAEHDADPEPYLIDVHEISMDHLEKDADLATRITDLPGRRIVYTNGSAPYAQRVLDARELGNVFDAVYGVEHADFRPKPQRAAFEIILQRDGIQASSAAMFEDDARNLLAPFQMGMQTVHVTPITEHHEFIHHSTQDLTGFLSQIAQDAFAHPSPAPGVG